GCCGATGCTGGATCTCTCACCCGATGGCGGGACTCTCGTTCAATCGATCGCCGTTCCCGGTGAGCTGTACGTGCGTCGTTTGGATAAGTGGGAAACGAAGCGGGTCCGAGGAGTCGAGGAGCTTCGACCCGTGTTCCCCTTTTTCTCTCCGGATAGTGCATGGGTGGGCTTCATTGCCCCCGGCGACGGTATCTACAGGATCGAGGTCGACGGCGGCACGCCCGTTCGGGTGAGCGACTTGCCCGACGACCATATGGATGCGGTGTGGGCCGAGAACGGAAAGATTCTGATAGGAGCCGTCGGAGGCATCTGGGAAGTCGAGGCGTTCGGGGGAGAGCTTCGCCAGGTGTTGACTCTTTCCAATGACGAAGGGGCCAGGCGCCTGGCAGTGTTGCCCGGAGGTGACGCCGTCTTGTTCCAGGACGTATCCGAACGCGGAGAAGCGATTGCCATCGGCGATTTGCGCTCGGGCGAGGTCGAGGTACTCATTGTCGGTGGCGCGCACCCCGCGTATTTGGACGGGGGCTACCTCGTCTACGTTTCCGGGACGAGCCTGATGGCCATTGGTTTCGATCTCGATGCACGCGCAACCGTGGGTCACGCGGTTCCCGTGATCGATCACATGGCGACGAGGCCCACCGGAGCCTTCCAATTCGCGTCAACCTACGGTCGGTTCGCGGTGTCGAAGAAGGGAACGCTCGCCTACGTCCCGACCGCGCCAGAGACATCGCAGGCAAGCGTGGTGTTCGTGGAGCCCGATGTCGATGCCCGATGGCGTGTGACGGAGGTCGATTCGGCGCCGGTCTCAGGCCAACTGCGCGTCTCGCCCGATGGCAAGCGCCTCGCGTTTCGGGGCGACTACGGTGAGCAGGACGTGTGGGCTCACGACTTTGAGCGCGGGACGCTGACGCGCCTGTCGGTTGCACCGGGTGAAGATGAGACACCGGTGTGGTCGCCGGACGGTCGTTTCCTAATGTACGCGGCGGCGTCACATGACGGGAACCGAATCAATCGCGTCCCGGCGGACGGGAGCGCAACGCCCGAGACAGTTGCGAACCTCGGTGGCAACCATTATCACATCGCCGACTGGTCGCGCGACGGCAAGTGGTTACTGTTCGATTCCAGCGGCGATATCTTTAGCTTGGACCTGGATGGGCCAGCCAGCCCACAACCGCTCATCCACTCCCGGTTTCGAGAACTGATGCCGCGCATCTCGCCCGACGGGAAATCGATCGCGTACGTTTCGGATGAGTCCGGCCGCGACGAAGTCTACGTCCAGCGCTTTCCCGAGTTGGGCGAGAAGCGCCCCATCTCGACCGGCGGAGGAACGGAGCCCATCTGGTCACGAGATGGACGACGCCTCTTTTACCGCTCGGACACACACGTGATGCGTGTCCGGGTACTCGCGGATGGCACGGGCGATTTCGCTGCGGCCGAGCCGCTCTTCGAAGACACGTTCCGCCGCGGCGAGGCCTTCCGACATGCTCCGGGCTCCTACGACGTCATGCCGGACGGCAGGTTTGTGATGCTCAAACGGGACCCGGACACTGCATCGAGCGAGGTCCGCATCGTCGTCAACTGGGTGGAAGAGCTCGAAGCCCGCATGGTGCGGTAACGACCTTCCTACAGCCGCCCGGTTGAGCGGCGGGACTGCCGTCAGAACGCTTGTAACCTCCCCTCATTGCCGTTACATTCCCTCGAATGTCACTCGCCGCCGGAGCCCGCCTCGGCCCGTACGAGATTGTCTCTCTTATCGGTAAAGGGGGGATGGGCGAGGTCTACCGCGCTCATGACACCAAGCTCGACCGCGATGTCGCGGTCAAAGTCCTTCCCGAGGAGCTCGCCGCGGATGAAGAACGGGTCGCGCGGTTCGAGCGCGAGGCGAAGCTCCTGGCGTCGCTGAACCATCCGAACATCGCGAGCATCCACGGATTCGAAGAATCAGATGGCGTCCGAGCGCTCGTCCTGGAGCTCGTCGAAGGCCCCACGCTCGCCGAGAGGATTGCTCGAGGTCCTATCCCCGTCGAAGAAGCCATCGCCATCGCAAAGCAGATCGCCGAAGCGCTGGAAGCGGGTCACGAAGCCGGAGTCGTCCACCGCGACTTGAAGCCCGCGAACGTCAAGCTCAAGGAGGACGGCACGGTCAAGGTCCTCGACTACGGACTCGCGAAAGCGCTCGAGGACGACTCACCGAGCGGTGCGGACGCCGAGCTGTCGCAATCGCCGACCCGCCTTCGCCAACCTGTCCGCCGAAGTCTTGACGATGGTGGAGGCTCCGGCGGGCAGGCGCGGCAAGGCACGCAGATCGGCGTGATTCTCGGTACCGCACCCTACATGAGCCCGGAGCAAGCGAAGGGCAAACGCGTCGACAAGCGGACGGACATCTTCGCCTTTGGTGCGTTGCTCTACGAGATGCTCTCGGGCAAGAGGGCCTTCCCCGGAGAGGACATCTCCGACGTTCTCGCCGCCGTCCTCAAGACGGAACCGGATTCCGACGCACTCCCGCCCGGCATGGACCCGCGGCTTTTGCGTCTTCTCGAGCGTTGCTCCAAGAAAGATCCCCGATATCGGCTGCGTGATATCGGGGACGCGCGCCTAGAGCTCGAAGAGATCGCGGCAACCCCGTACACCGAGCCGTCCGTGGCTTCGGCGAGCTCATCCACGGCAGCGTCGGGATGGCTGCGAGTGCTTCCATGGGCCGTCGCCATCGCGGCCGCGGTGGGTGCAATCGTTTCGTACGTGCGAACGCCGCCGGCGAGGCCGCGGCCGGCTCAGGTGCAGATCGAGTTGCCGCCGGGCGTCGTCCTTCCGGTGGACACCGAGCACCCGGTGCTCGCCCTCTCCCCCGATGGGAACCGCCTGATCTTCGTGGGTGAGCACGAGGGGGTGCGCCGCCTCTACCTTCGGGGCCTGGCTGCACGGGAAGCGCGGGTCATCGCCGGGACCGAAGAAGCGGCGTCGCCTTTTTTCTCTCCCGATGGACGGTGGATCGGCTTCCTCACCAATGACTCCATAAAGAAGGTGTCCCTCGACGGCGGCGTGCCGATCGCTGTCCATCCCGATTCGGGGCCATTCGTGAACCAGGGCAGCACGTGGAGCGGCACGGACACCTTGTTCACGGTGTGGAGCCCCAACGACGGGCTCAGCCGTGCCTCTATCGGTGGCGACTCGCTCCGGGTCGGCGAATATGAGTACGTGACCCAGTCATCAACGGCCTGGCCGAGCGCGCTTCCGGGTGGCCGCTACGTCCTGTACACGGACACCAGCGAGGGCTCGACTGACGAAGCATCGCTCGCCGCGTTGGATGTCGAGACCCTCGAAAGCCGAACCCTCGTGAGAGGAGCCACGAGTCCTCGTTACGCGACGACGGGGGATCTCCTGTTCGCACGGGACGGCGCGATCTATGCCGCCTCTTTCGATGCCTCGCGGGTTGAGGTCACCGGGGCGGAGCGAAAGCTCCTCGATGGGGTCATGTCCTCGAAGAACGGAGCGGCCCAATTCACGGTGGGCGGCTCCGGGACCCTGGCCTACGTTGCCGGGGGAACGGCACTAGGGGACGACGAGCTCGTCTGGGTCGACCGGGACGGGAACGTGGAGAGCATCTTCGAGAGCGGTCAACTCTACCAGCCCCAGCTCTCTCCGGACGGACGACGCGTCATGGTGACGAGTCGAACCGGCGCCAACGTCGACCTTTGGGTCTACGACCTCGAACGTGCCACCTTTACTCGCCTCACGACCGATCCGGGTGAGGATGTAAGCGGGGTATGGAGCCCGGATGGCACGGCCCTCGCCCTGGCCTCCGAGATCCAAGCCCCCGATTTTTTTCTCTCGCTCGCGTGGATGCACGACCTGAGCGCGACCCCGGAGGTGCTCGTACCGAGCACGGACGACACGAACTGGTCCCTCCCTTCGTCGTGGTCCCCCGATGGCCGCTTCCTCGCCTTTACGATGGTCCGCGACGCCGTCAAGAAAGACGTATGGCTCTATCCCATCGGCGACGGGGGTGGGGGTACGGACGGTCCTGTTCCGTTCCTCGCGAGCCCCGCCAACGAGCGCGACGCCGCGTTCTCGCCCGACGGCAAGTGGATCGCTTACGCATCCGATGTCTCGGGTCGCAATGAGGTTTACATTCGGTCGGTTCTGAAGGAGAAGCCGGAGGCCACGCTGGTCTCGTCGGGCGGTGGGGCAGGGCCGATATGGTCCCGTGATGGCCGGGAACTGTTCTACCGGCTGGGCTACAAGGTGATGGCCGTTTCGATCGGAAGGGGAGACAGGATGGAGCCGACCACACCTCGGGCCCTGTTCGAGGGACGCTTTCGCCTATCCGCCGGGGAGGGGGGAGGGAATTATGACGTCTCCTCCGACGGTCGCTTCTTGATGGTGCGGGCGAAGGATCTCGTTACGCCCGACGTCATCCACGTCGTATTCGACTGGCCCGAGGCGTTCGAGGGAGACTCGCGGAGCGGGAGCTGACAGCGCGAGACCGATGCCGATTTCGGCGAGCGCGGCACCGCACCCTGCGCCGTTGAGAGCGGACGATGCTCCGTTCCGTCGCACCGAGCGCGATACGAATTCCCGTCTCGCGCCTCCGCCCGCGCAAGATCCAGGAAACGAGCCCGAGCGTTGCTAGCGACGCGAGGGGGCGACCCCGAGCGCGCCGGGTGCCCCCGCGACCCATGCGATCGCGATGTGCCCGTGCGGACGCAACCGGTCTCCGAGGGTCGCGATCTTATACGCGAGGACGTCGGGGGGGTCGACGTACAAACAGGTACCTCAAGAGATCGAGGCCATTCCCCGAAGGGTGGTGCAGCCGCGAGGTTCTCAGCTAAGCTAGGGTATGGCGTCTTTGCGTTGAGGGATCGCAAGGCATGAGCCAGACCACGAAGTCGATGCGTTACCAGCAGGGTTTCGAAACCGAACGAAATGCGTTCGAGAGGCTGGCCCCCGCGCTACAGGAGAGCTACGAGGACGTCTTCGTCGCGGTTCATCGTGGAGACGTCGTCGATTCCGACCCCGATCTCCCCACGCTCGTCGCTCGGTTCTTCGAGCAGCATCCCGACGCCAGCGTCTATTTCGGTTACGTCGGAAAGCATCCGCCGAATCTGCGCGTCCCCTCCCCGTCGGTTCAGCGGTAATGCCAGCTTACCGAAGCCGAATCGGCTCGGTGCAATTCCTTCCCCCTGCGCCGGTAGTCGAGCTACATGTTTCCGACGGCTCATCAGTGGAAAGCGTGGAAGCTTTGATTGACTCTGGCGCCGACGCAACATGCCTCCCGGTCATGGTGGTCGAACGGCTCGAGCTTCAGCCGATTTCGGTACTCCTCGTGGGCGGAGCTGTAGCTCGCGCCGAGAATCGGCTCGTTTATCGTGCACGCAGTCTTCGGCTCGCTCATATCGTCGTCGACAACTTCGCCGTCATCGAGATGCCCATCGACGACGCCATCGTAGGCCGTGACCTTCTGAACCGGTTCCGCGTGCTACTTGACGGGCCAAAGCTTGCCTTCACGATCGAGTGAATTTGTGTGTGCACGGTAGAGCCCAGAGACCGGTGCATTGAGCTCGAGGCTGGCAATGCTGCAGTCGCGCTGGCTCGGGCCGCAGCAGGCCGAGGGATTCTCGTGAGTAAGTTCGAGGGCTTCTTTACCGGCTGAACCCGACGGAGGCTTTCGCGATCGCGCTGGTTCGCGCGATCTCAACTGCATCGTTTTTCGGAATAGAGGGCCTTCCGTGCGCGCGCCCATAACTTATAGGCCGTTGTATCTCGCGATGGGCAATCGGACGGGCCCCCGGCTCTATTCCGGGCGATCGGACCAACCCGACCAGCCGGGGCCCCGGACGACGCGGCCGGGCGTCGCACCGGTGTGCTCGCCGTCTTTCAACACGTGCTCTCCGTTGACCCAGACGTGAACGACCCCGGTGGCGAGCTGGTGAGGCCCCTCGTAGGTCGCGTGGTCCTGGATCGTCGCCGGATCGAAAACGACGACGTCCGCGTAAAAGTCCTCCCTGAGACGCCCGCGTTCGCGAATCTTTAGATTCTCGGCCGGTAGCGACGTCAGCCTCCGCACTGCCTCCTCGAGTGGAATGACTTGCTCGTCGCGAACGTATTTGCCGAGAAGCCGCGCGAAGTTTCCGTAGGCGCGCGGGTGAGTGCTCGAGCGCAGAAAGACGCCTTCGGGCGCCATCGAGCCCGCGTCCGAGCAGAAGCTGACCCACGGGAGCGCGATCTGTTTCTTGATGTTGTCCTCGGACATGAGGAAATACACGACCTGGACGCGGCTCCCGTCCTCGACCACGAGATCCATGGCCGTTTCTTCCGGTGACGTTCCGCGCATCTCGGCCACTTCGGCGAGAGTCTTGCCGGCAAGCGGTTTCAGGTCATCGTTTTTGAACCCGACGAGGAGCGTCTTGTCCGCTCCGGCGGCGAGAAAGAGGTTCTCCCACTCGTCCGTCGGCGTCGACATCTCCCGTTTCAGCCGCTCTCTTATCGCGGGTTCCTTCAGGCGATTCACCCACGCTTCGTAGCCGCCCTCCTGAACGGCCGGCGGCATCGCCGCGTCGAGACCGGTGGAGCCGGCGGTGTAGTTGTACATATCGGCGGTAATCTTCAGACCTTCGGCGCGCGCCGCCTCGACTTTCGCGATCACCTCTTCCATCTTGGACCAGTTCGAAGTACCGCCCGCCTTGAGATGGTAGATCTCGGCCGCGATGTCGGCTTCACGCGCGATCCGAATCAGCTCATCGACTGATTCGAGGAGACGATTGCCTTCACTCCGCATGTGAGAGATATACATCCCTCCATGTTCGGCAGCGACTTTGGATAGCTCGATGAGCTCGTCGGTGCCCGCGTAGAACGCGGGCGCGTAAATCAGCGAGCTCCCGACGCCCAACGCACCTTCTTCCATCGCCTGGCGCACGAGCGCGCGCATGCGCTCGAGCTCTTCTTCGGTGGGGGCGCGGTTCTCGTAGCCCACCTCGTGGATCCGAACAGTGGTCGCTCCCACGAACGACGCGACGTTCGGTGAGATTCCTCGGGCGACCAGATAGTCGAGATACTCGCCGAGAGTCGTCCACTCGACATCGAAGCGGATATCGCCTTGCTGCTTGACGACCTCGGCTTTCATGGCCTCGTTGAGAGGCCCCTCCGACCAGCCTTCGCCGAACACTTCGAGGGTGACGCCTTGCCGCAGATCGCCGAGGGAGCGGCCATCCTCGATCAGGCTCTCCGTCGCCCAGCTCAACATGTTGATGAAGCCGGGAGCGACCGCCAGGCCGGTGACGTCGACTTCGACCGCCGCGGTCGCGTCACCGACGTCGCCGACCGCGGCGATGCGATCATCTCGGATCGCGATGTCTCCAACGACGCCTGGGTTGCCGCTTCCGTCGTAAATCGTGCCGTTTCGAAGAACGACGTCGTATTGG
This genomic interval from Vicinamibacteria bacterium contains the following:
- a CDS encoding protein kinase, producing MSLAAGTRLGPYEIGAPIGKGGMGEVYRARDTKLGRDVAVKVLPEPFAEDEERMARFQREARVLASLNHPNIAAVYGLEESERVHFLVMELVPGESLAGKILNGPLSVDEATRIVHQLIDGLEAAHESGVVHRDLKPANAQITPDGNVKILDFGLAKVESGAAEATDISLSPTMTRDATQAGMILGTAPYMSPEQARGLPVDKRSDIFSFGCVVFEMLTGQKAFRGDLVSDVMAAVIKSEPDWSLLPRPAENFKPLLQACLEKEPKRRLRDIGDARLELERAIHPPSVDAAPSRVAARLAGALAAFAVAVGAGVVGWMTRGAPSESRGVLRFQIDAATVLPMLDLSPDGGTLVQSIAVPGELYVRRLDKWETKRVRGVEELRPVFPFFSPDSAWVGFIAPGDGIYRIEVDGGTPVRVSDLPDDHMDAVWAENGKILIGAVGGIWEVEAFGGELRQVLTLSNDEGARRLAVLPGGDAVLFQDVSERGEAIAIGDLRSGEVEVLIVGGAHPAYLDGGYLVYVSGTSLMAIGFDLDARATVGHAVPVIDHMATRPTGAFQFASTYGRFAVSKKGTLAYVPTAPETSQASVVFVEPDVDARWRVTEVDSAPVSGQLRVSPDGKRLAFRGDYGEQDVWAHDFERGTLTRLSVAPGEDETPVWSPDGRFLMYAAASHDGNRINRVPADGSATPETVANLGGNHYHIADWSRDGKWLLFDSSGDIFSLDLDGPASPQPLIHSRFRELMPRISPDGKSIAYVSDESGRDEVYVQRFPELGEKRPISTGGGTEPIWSRDGRRLFYRSDTHVMRVRVLADGTGDFAAAEPLFEDTFRRGEAFRHAPGSYDVMPDGRFVMLKRDPDTASSEVRIVVNWVEELEARMVR
- a CDS encoding protein kinase, translating into MSLAAGARLGPYEIVSLIGKGGMGEVYRAHDTKLDRDVAVKVLPEELAADEERVARFEREAKLLASLNHPNIASIHGFEESDGVRALVLELVEGPTLAERIARGPIPVEEAIAIAKQIAEALEAGHEAGVVHRDLKPANVKLKEDGTVKVLDYGLAKALEDDSPSGADAELSQSPTRLRQPVRRSLDDGGGSGGQARQGTQIGVILGTAPYMSPEQAKGKRVDKRTDIFAFGALLYEMLSGKRAFPGEDISDVLAAVLKTEPDSDALPPGMDPRLLRLLERCSKKDPRYRLRDIGDARLELEEIAATPYTEPSVASASSSTAASGWLRVLPWAVAIAAAVGAIVSYVRTPPARPRPAQVQIELPPGVVLPVDTEHPVLALSPDGNRLIFVGEHEGVRRLYLRGLAAREARVIAGTEEAASPFFSPDGRWIGFLTNDSIKKVSLDGGVPIAVHPDSGPFVNQGSTWSGTDTLFTVWSPNDGLSRASIGGDSLRVGEYEYVTQSSTAWPSALPGGRYVLYTDTSEGSTDEASLAALDVETLESRTLVRGATSPRYATTGDLLFARDGAIYAASFDASRVEVTGAERKLLDGVMSSKNGAAQFTVGGSGTLAYVAGGTALGDDELVWVDRDGNVESIFESGQLYQPQLSPDGRRVMVTSRTGANVDLWVYDLERATFTRLTTDPGEDVSGVWSPDGTALALASEIQAPDFFLSLAWMHDLSATPEVLVPSTDDTNWSLPSSWSPDGRFLAFTMVRDAVKKDVWLYPIGDGGGGTDGPVPFLASPANERDAAFSPDGKWIAYASDVSGRNEVYIRSVLKEKPEATLVSSGGGAGPIWSRDGRELFYRLGYKVMAVSIGRGDRMEPTTPRALFEGRFRLSAGEGGGNYDVSSDGRFLMVRAKDLVTPDVIHVVFDWPEAFEGDSRSGS
- a CDS encoding retroviral-like aspartic protease family protein — protein: MPAYRSRIGSVQFLPPAPVVELHVSDGSSVESVEALIDSGADATCLPVMVVERLELQPISVLLVGGAVARAENRLVYRARSLRLAHIVVDNFAVIEMPIDDAIVGRDLLNRFRVLLDGPKLAFTIE
- a CDS encoding D-aminoacylase; its protein translation is MHRIAWLLLIPITAACGSSTEPIQYDVVLRNGTIYDGSGNPGVVGDIAIRDDRIAAVGDVGDATAAVEVDVTGLAVAPGFINMLSWATESLIEDGRSLGDLRQGVTLEVFGEGWSEGPLNEAMKAEVVKQQGDIRFDVEWTTLGEYLDYLVARGISPNVASFVGATTVRIHEVGYENRAPTEEELERMRALVRQAMEEGALGVGSSLIYAPAFYAGTDELIELSKVAAEHGGMYISHMRSEGNRLLESVDELIRIAREADIAAEIYHLKAGGTSNWSKMEEVIAKVEAARAEGLKITADMYNYTAGSTGLDAAMPPAVQEGGYEAWVNRLKEPAIRERLKREMSTPTDEWENLFLAAGADKTLLVGFKNDDLKPLAGKTLAEVAEMRGTSPEETAMDLVVEDGSRVQVVYFLMSEDNIKKQIALPWVSFCSDAGSMAPEGVFLRSSTHPRAYGNFARLLGKYVRDEQVIPLEEAVRRLTSLPAENLKIRERGRLREDFYADVVVFDPATIQDHATYEGPHQLATGVVHVWVNGEHVLKDGEHTGATPGRVVRGPGWSGWSDRPE